In Chlorocebus sabaeus isolate Y175 chromosome 2, mChlSab1.0.hap1, whole genome shotgun sequence, the genomic stretch CCGGCGAGGCCGCCTTCCCATCTGTGTGACTACAGTTCATGACTCTAAGGTGGGCGTGGCCGGCGCTGGCTCCTCCTCTGACCACAGCTTCTCCTGGATTTAGTTGAACCCGTCGGTGTGGTAGCTGGGGTGGGAGTCGGCTGTGAGCTGGGTGGTCTCGGTGGCAGATGCCGGCTGTATGACGATCGGCGTGTCTGTGGCCTCTGAAAAGCAAGCACGCAGGGCACTGCACGGGGGCCGCAGCCTGGTGTGCGCCCACCAACGCTGGTCCTGTGGAACGACTTTCGGGCACCTGGACAAACTCTCCACGGGGCGAGGCTACTCGCTGACCTCCACCCGCACGGCTTTCCTCCGCCGCCTTGGGTCACCACCAGCCCTCGGCCCTCAGCCCGCCCCAACTGCCTGCCGCCCCTACCCCGCCTCGCTCGCAGTTGTGGGATCTACGGCTACCGCAGGTCACGATGGGGACAGCTCTATGCGCCTGCTTTACCTCAGGGTCCACGTTCACACCTCAACAGTCCCAGCTGCCACCACAAACACTCGCGGCACAGTGTCAGTGCCCTCCTGTTTGACAAGACAGGTTGACACCATTCAGGGCCCGTTCTGGCTctgccccacacacacacacacacacacacacagaggccctGGGGCGGGCACTCACCCCTCTCGTCAGACTGCAGCTGGGCCTCCAGATCCTCAGGGGACACGTAGAACTCCGTCTCCTCGCCCTCAGGAGCCTTGGGCTTACACTTCCCGCAGCAGCAGTTGAAGCAGCAGCACagacagcagcagcagtagcagcacgTGAGGAGGCCACAGAAGacaaacagggcctggggggaGAAGGTGGCGTCACAAGGCCTCCAAGGCCCCTGGAGAAGGCGGGGCAGGGCTCCCAAATGCCCTCAGCAGAAGGCAGGGGGTCCGTTCCAGGTGGGGACACTGCCTTCCAGACaggaagcagaaggaaataactgacaaagggaggggaagagacagaaagaaacccACTGCTTAAAGAAAAGCAgcctccaggccgggcgcggtggctcacgcctgtaatcccagcactttgggaggccaaggcgggcagatcagtaggtcaggagatcaagaccatggtgaaaccccgtctctactaaaaaatacaaaaaattagccaagcgtggtggcgggcgcctgtagtcccagctactcgggaggctgaggcaggagaatggcgtgaacccgggaggcagagtttgcagtgagcggagattgcaccactgcactccagcctgggagacagagcaagactccgtctcaaaaaacaaaaaatcagcctCCAGGTCGGGGACTGGaggcggtggttcacgcctcaATGAATCCAGCAGTTCAAAGTTAAAGTAAGCTAGGAtctcaccacagcactccagtctgggcaacagagcaagactaacATTAACTAAAGTACTTTATACGGACGCCAACGAGGAGGCCGACTAGTCAAAACCAAATACAGGCCTCTCACGAAGGCCACGTGGAGATTCAAACCCTCTGGCCTTATATGCGACACttggaacaaaaggaaggaaggaagaaatgtgaATAGAACACCAAGGCTCATTACCTCCTCTACCTCAGGAAGGACTGGGAgccatttacagaaaaaaaccTGGCGGCTCCGCAGGGCTCTTCCCTGGGACAATCTGGACGCTTTGGCTTGTTCCAGGCAGGACACCAAGCCAGGGACAGAGTTTCGCCCATCACACAGGTGAGGAGAAAGGCTCCATGTGCCCAGAAACCATGTCTCAAGAGTGTAGAGTTGCTGGCATCAACGCACTGGCTCTTCAATGCCGGGAACCCTGCAGGCATGGAGTGACCCAGGTGCCCGCACAGCGGGCAGCTTGCCCTCACCTTGGCCCACCAGCTGGACAGCACGAAGTAGGTGTTCACGTTCTCTTCCCCAAACTGCTCAGCCACGTAGAGCCCCAGCGAGCCGTACTTGTCGTAGATGTTCCTTTTTGTGGCGTCCGTCAGGATGGCGTGAGCGTTGTTGATCTCCTTAAACTTGTCTGCAGCCTCCGGGTTGTCAGGGTTCTTGTCGGGGTGATATTTCAAGGCAAGTTTCCTGCAAACCAAAACCATGTCCTGGCTCTACCCTGGCCTTTGTCCCACCCGCACCACTGCTGGGTGCAGCGGAAAGCAGGTCGGCCCAGGCCGCCTCACTGTCCAGCTCTCCAGGGCGGCAGGGGCCAGGGACAAAAGCAAGCTCTGCGGTTGCTTCAGGTAAACCTCCTCACCCTGACCCAGCCTCAGAGGGAGTCCCAAGGGCAGTGAGTGCCAGGGCACATCTAAGTTCAGCAGCACCAAGGCCAGCCCCGGGGTCCCAGCCACTAACTGCACACGTGCCAAGTGAATGGTAAGCATGGCGGGGCGTAATGATggcattttaatatgttttatgaaCCACACAACGCTAGCACACAAGAGGAGGACTATCTGAATTGTCTGGATTAGTGGTGGTGTCTCTTACAGGTTACTCAATGAGATTGTACCTAAGAGCGCAGTTCTTCAAGTTCAATCAGAAGAGGCCACAACACAGTGAGGGCTGTCATCACTGTGCTACAACAAGGAGACCACGGGACCATCCAACCCTCTGCGGCTCCTGTGAGGCCTCGAACAGGTTCAGACCCTGATTCCCCACGGAACTGTGGACAGTGTGTAAACTTCTACTAAGTGCTATTTTTTGTGGGCAAGAGAACATGAATACGATAATTTTAAGCTATAAGGAGCACATTACACATACAAAAGTGTTATGTAGCTGTGACCAGTTCAACGCTGAATCGGCCAGGATAAAGTATGTGCAACGGTTCTTGGTAAAATGCAGACTAAACCACACGGGGCATGTGTCTTCCTGGGGGGAAGTGGGGGCCCACACTTGTCCACTT encodes the following:
- the DNAJC5 gene encoding dnaJ homolog subfamily C member 5; the encoded protein is MADQRQRSLSTSGESLYHVLGLDKNATSDDIKKSYRKLALKYHPDKNPDNPEAADKFKEINNAHAILTDATKRNIYDKYGSLGLYVAEQFGEENVNTYFVLSSWWAKALFVFCGLLTCCYCCCCLCCCFNCCCGKCKPKAPEGEETEFYVSPEDLEAQLQSDEREATDTPIVIQPASATETTQLTADSHPSYHTDGFN